One segment of Streptosporangium brasiliense DNA contains the following:
- a CDS encoding CGNR zinc finger domain-containing protein, whose amino-acid sequence MRVNATGRVLRDPKGGSFRFDAGAVCLDFAHTGGEGRYAIFETLHEPADLDEWLTQPPLAAVMTAPVTARELTAAKALRQAIWDAAHARAAGRPLPARAVVTINRAATAAPLTPELAADGATAGWAPPVRAAQALSTLAREMIELLSGPLAERIRECAGDNCPLVFVDTSRPGARRWCAMERCGNRHKLRALRARQAGSGEPAAAPRGE is encoded by the coding sequence ATGCGAGTGAATGCAACCGGACGGGTGCTGCGCGACCCCAAGGGCGGGTCGTTCCGGTTCGACGCCGGCGCCGTCTGCCTGGACTTCGCCCACACGGGCGGCGAGGGTCGGTACGCGATATTCGAGACCCTCCACGAACCTGCCGACCTCGATGAATGGCTGACCCAGCCGCCACTGGCGGCAGTCATGACGGCTCCCGTGACCGCCCGCGAGCTGACTGCGGCCAAGGCCCTGCGCCAGGCGATCTGGGACGCGGCACACGCCCGGGCGGCGGGCCGCCCGCTTCCCGCGAGGGCGGTCGTGACCATCAACCGGGCCGCGACCGCGGCGCCGCTGACCCCCGAACTCGCCGCCGACGGCGCCACCGCCGGATGGGCGCCGCCGGTGCGGGCCGCGCAGGCGCTGTCGACCCTGGCGCGGGAGATGATCGAACTGCTGTCCGGGCCGCTCGCCGAACGCATCCGCGAGTGTGCCGGCGACAACTGCCCGCTGGTGTTCGTCGACACCTCCCGCCCCGGTGCCCGCCGCTGGTGCGCGATGGAACGCTGCGGCAACCGCCACAAGCTCCGCGCCCTGCGCGCCCGCCAGGCCGGGTCCGGCGAGCCGGCGGCGGCTCCGCGCGGCGAGTAG
- a CDS encoding TSUP family transporter: MDMVQIILLLVAAAGAGWIDAVVGGGGLLQLPVLLMAGLSPVQALATNKFAAIFGTASAAVTYARTTKLDTGVVVPAGLGAVVAAGLGAASAAAISKDALIPLVMVTLVGVALFVTFRPAFGTHPQPHLRTRERILAAIAVTGAGIAFYDGILGPGTGTFLIVAFTTVLGMDFVSASAHSKIINSCTNLGALLVFAYQGHVLWLLGLAMAVCNIAGAQVGARMALRRGAGFVRAVLLCVVIAMVAKLGYDRFVA; the protein is encoded by the coding sequence ATGGATATGGTGCAGATCATCCTGTTGCTTGTGGCGGCGGCCGGAGCGGGATGGATCGACGCCGTGGTCGGCGGGGGAGGGCTGCTGCAGCTCCCCGTCCTCCTCATGGCCGGGCTCTCGCCGGTGCAGGCGCTGGCCACCAACAAGTTCGCCGCCATCTTCGGCACGGCCTCGGCGGCGGTGACCTATGCCAGGACCACCAAGCTCGACACCGGGGTGGTGGTCCCCGCCGGGCTGGGTGCGGTGGTGGCCGCCGGGCTGGGCGCGGCGTCGGCGGCGGCGATCTCCAAGGACGCGCTCATCCCGCTGGTCATGGTCACGCTGGTGGGCGTGGCGCTGTTCGTCACCTTCCGTCCGGCGTTCGGCACCCACCCCCAGCCTCATCTGCGCACCCGCGAGCGGATCCTGGCCGCGATCGCCGTCACCGGTGCCGGGATCGCCTTCTACGACGGCATCCTGGGCCCGGGCACCGGCACCTTCCTGATCGTCGCCTTCACCACCGTCCTCGGCATGGACTTCGTGAGCGCCTCGGCCCATTCCAAGATCATCAATTCCTGCACGAACCTGGGCGCCCTGCTGGTCTTCGCCTACCAGGGGCATGTGCTGTGGCTGCTCGGCCTGGCCATGGCCGTCTGCAACATCGCCGGGGCCCAGGTCGGTGCCCGGATGGCGCTGCGCCGGGGGGCCGGGTTCGTGCGCGCCGTCCTGCTGTGCGTGGTGATCGCGATGGTGGCCAAGCTCGGCTACGACCGGTTCGTCGCCTGA
- a CDS encoding MFS transporter: MTNVADAPPSRRSTTQPPAPVWPIVGLVCLAQFMMVLDVSIVNVALPAMESDLRLGAEGLQWVVNGYLLTFAGFLLLGGRAADLFGRRRTFVAGLAVFAVAGLAGGLATTPELLIAARAIQGFGAAVVAPATLTILTTTIPAGPARARAIATWGAVGAVGGAAGSLAGGLLTDYLSWRWILLINAPIGAVAIIAALRLLAESRDVGTRGLDLTGAITVTVGLSALELGMLQTPAYGWGSARALIPMGVGVLALATFVLVQARFARAPLMPLRIFRARSVSGALLVQFLLGAAGFAVWYFLSLYMQQVLRYSALQAGLAFLPHTLAIIVASKATPWLAGRIGLRPLLATGALISAAGFAWQATITPESGLLTGIVLPGVLITGGMGLTSAPIAMAATAGVGPGEAGLVSGILNSSRQVGGSLGLAALTTLAAAHTGAPTSGYALAFWVCAGVVTAGAAAVLALPNTSKERA; the protein is encoded by the coding sequence ATGACAAACGTAGCCGATGCACCACCGTCCAGGCGGAGCACCACCCAGCCGCCCGCCCCCGTCTGGCCGATCGTCGGCCTTGTCTGCCTGGCGCAGTTCATGATGGTTCTCGACGTGTCGATCGTGAACGTCGCGCTGCCCGCCATGGAATCCGACCTCCGCCTGGGTGCCGAGGGGTTGCAATGGGTGGTCAACGGCTATCTCCTCACCTTCGCCGGATTCCTGCTGCTGGGCGGCCGGGCGGCCGATCTGTTCGGACGCAGGCGCACCTTCGTCGCGGGCCTGGCCGTGTTCGCGGTCGCCGGCCTGGCGGGCGGGCTCGCCACCACGCCGGAGCTGCTGATCGCCGCACGGGCGATCCAGGGCTTCGGCGCGGCCGTGGTCGCCCCGGCCACGCTGACGATCCTCACCACCACGATCCCCGCCGGGCCTGCGCGGGCCAGGGCCATCGCCACCTGGGGCGCGGTCGGGGCGGTCGGCGGGGCGGCGGGATCGCTCGCCGGCGGACTGCTCACGGACTACCTGTCGTGGCGCTGGATCCTGCTGATCAACGCGCCGATCGGGGCGGTCGCGATCATCGCCGCGCTGCGCCTGCTCGCCGAGAGCCGCGATGTCGGTACCCGCGGGCTCGACCTGACCGGGGCGATCACGGTGACGGTGGGACTGTCTGCGCTGGAGTTGGGGATGCTGCAGACCCCCGCGTACGGCTGGGGTTCGGCGCGCGCGCTGATCCCGATGGGCGTGGGCGTGCTGGCGCTTGCCACGTTCGTCCTGGTGCAGGCCAGATTCGCACGGGCACCACTGATGCCGCTGCGGATCTTCCGAGCCCGCTCGGTGTCCGGCGCGCTCCTCGTGCAGTTCCTGCTGGGCGCCGCGGGCTTCGCGGTCTGGTACTTCCTGTCTCTCTACATGCAGCAGGTCCTGCGCTACAGCGCGCTCCAGGCGGGCCTGGCGTTCCTGCCGCACACCCTCGCCATCATCGTCGCCTCCAAGGCCACGCCGTGGCTGGCCGGCCGGATCGGCCTGCGTCCGCTGCTGGCCACAGGCGCGCTGATCTCGGCTGCGGGTTTCGCCTGGCAGGCCACCATCACACCAGAAAGTGGCCTGCTCACCGGCATCGTTCTGCCGGGCGTGCTCATCACCGGCGGAATGGGACTCACCTCCGCCCCGATCGCCATGGCCGCCACGGCCGGCGTCGGCCCCGGCGAGGCGGGGCTGGTCTCCGGCATCCTCAACTCCTCCCGCCAGGTCGGCGGCTCGCTCGGCCTGGCCGCGCTGACCACCCTGGCCGCGGCCCACACCGGCGCGCCGACCTCTGGGTACGCCCTGGCGTTCTGGGTCTGCGCCGGCGTCGTAACCGCCGGGGCGGCGGCCGTGCTCGCTCTGCCCAATACCTCGAAGGAACGTGCCTGA
- a CDS encoding DeoR/GlpR family DNA-binding transcription regulator — translation MESADRIRAIMSALRVSDTVSVTELAAEHGVSEMTIRRDLDELAQQGVVRRVRGGAVSLLLRGEEPPFGVREREAVEVKRRIAAEVAALLADGEAVLLDGGTTNLEIARALRERRLTVLPLSLQSAGELATAPRIRLVLPGGEVRPGELNFVGPLTENAIRSLRFDTAVIGCCGLSAAHGLTAHDLSDVAVKQAAIASARRVVVATDSGKFTRTAFGAVCPLDRLDMVVTDAALPPAEHDALTAAGVIVRTV, via the coding sequence ATGGAAAGTGCTGATCGGATTCGAGCGATCATGTCCGCGCTGCGCGTCAGCGACACCGTGTCGGTGACGGAGCTGGCGGCCGAGCACGGGGTGTCGGAGATGACCATCCGCCGCGACCTCGACGAGCTGGCCCAGCAGGGCGTGGTGCGGCGGGTGCGCGGTGGCGCGGTGAGCCTGCTGCTACGCGGGGAGGAGCCCCCCTTCGGGGTGCGCGAGCGCGAGGCGGTGGAGGTCAAGCGGCGCATCGCCGCTGAGGTGGCCGCGCTGCTGGCCGACGGTGAGGCCGTGCTCCTGGACGGCGGCACCACCAATCTGGAGATCGCCCGGGCGCTCCGCGAGCGCCGGCTGACGGTCCTGCCGCTCTCCCTGCAGTCCGCCGGCGAGCTCGCCACGGCCCCGCGGATCCGCCTGGTGCTCCCGGGAGGGGAGGTCCGCCCCGGCGAGCTCAACTTCGTCGGCCCGCTGACCGAGAACGCCATCCGCTCCCTGCGCTTCGACACCGCGGTCATCGGCTGCTGCGGCCTGTCCGCCGCGCACGGCCTGACCGCCCACGACCTGTCCGACGTCGCCGTCAAGCAGGCGGCGATCGCCTCGGCCCGGCGCGTCGTCGTCGCCACCGACTCGGGCAAGTTCACCCGCACCGCCTTCGGCGCCGTCTGCCCCCTGGACCGCCTCGACATGGTGGTCACCGACGCCGCGCTCCCCCCGGCCGAACACGACGCCCTCACCGCCGCGGGCGTCATCGTCCGCACCGTCTGA
- a CDS encoding alpha/beta fold hydrolase: protein MSEPIDPPALRSLLDDADFVDVQSVEGEVTLREFVAHSIGWEPGWLRALYLARRVFARLLRLAHRDVVPGSNLAPAEIPFTPGRKIGFFTVVEGVEDRYLLLEATDSHLAAYLAILVETAGPGRRRFRMVTVVKHLHWTGPLYFAVIRPFHYMVVRGMGRAGAWRPGRETPAPDSGRPAAAGRPSPAARVLSAAVLPVAPLYGAALAYRLFHPPRRRHHRRPQDFGLAATVLAIPLGGGGRLHAWLCPGAPDRVVVLGHGIGLSKSASLAHAKFLHDAGFTVCLFDHRNHGASGHDRARMRLGERFTDDITATVTHLRRAEGYGSARFAVYGFSFSTFPSLYSLVREGFGVDAVVCDSGPGADLPQLFGTFLEAGGLPLPSPLRGPRPRAAVAGTLGSLATAMLGASWPPPADGPLAHVPLLFMSGGRDRILPASSVQALAGRYPRAETHVLPDADHLTGLKTDPGVYTTTVLDFLERALR, encoded by the coding sequence ATGTCTGAGCCCATCGACCCGCCCGCATTGCGATCCCTGCTCGACGACGCGGACTTCGTGGACGTGCAGAGCGTCGAGGGAGAGGTGACCCTGCGGGAGTTCGTCGCGCACTCCATCGGATGGGAGCCGGGGTGGCTGCGGGCCCTCTATCTCGCGCGCAGGGTCTTCGCGCGCCTGCTCCGTCTGGCCCATCGCGATGTCGTGCCAGGCTCGAACCTGGCGCCGGCGGAGATCCCGTTCACGCCGGGACGCAAGATCGGGTTCTTCACCGTCGTCGAAGGGGTGGAGGACCGCTATCTCCTGCTGGAGGCGACCGACTCGCACCTGGCGGCCTATCTGGCGATCCTCGTCGAGACGGCCGGGCCCGGCCGCAGGCGGTTCCGCATGGTCACCGTCGTCAAGCACCTCCACTGGACGGGACCTCTCTACTTCGCCGTCATCCGCCCCTTCCACTACATGGTGGTCCGCGGCATGGGCCGCGCCGGAGCGTGGCGGCCCGGCCGGGAGACGCCGGCGCCGGATTCCGGGCGGCCTGCCGCGGCGGGACGTCCGTCGCCCGCCGCCCGGGTCCTGTCGGCGGCGGTGTTGCCGGTCGCGCCGCTGTACGGGGCCGCGCTGGCCTACCGCCTCTTCCACCCGCCGCGGCGGCGGCACCACCGGCGGCCGCAGGACTTCGGGCTGGCCGCCACGGTGCTGGCGATCCCGCTCGGCGGGGGAGGGCGGCTGCACGCCTGGCTCTGCCCGGGGGCGCCGGACCGGGTGGTGGTGCTCGGACACGGCATCGGTCTGAGCAAATCGGCGAGCCTCGCGCACGCGAAGTTCCTGCACGACGCCGGCTTCACGGTCTGCCTGTTCGACCATCGCAACCACGGGGCCAGCGGGCACGACCGCGCCCGGATGAGGCTCGGCGAGCGGTTCACCGACGACATCACCGCGACGGTGACCCACCTGAGGCGGGCCGAGGGGTACGGCTCGGCCCGCTTCGCCGTCTACGGCTTCTCCTTCTCCACCTTCCCGTCGCTGTACTCCCTGGTCCGTGAGGGGTTCGGCGTGGACGCCGTCGTCTGCGACAGCGGCCCGGGAGCCGACCTCCCGCAGCTGTTCGGCACCTTCCTGGAGGCGGGCGGGCTGCCACTGCCGTCCCCGCTGCGCGGTCCGCGGCCCCGGGCGGCGGTGGCCGGCACCCTGGGCTCCCTGGCCACCGCGATGCTCGGCGCCTCCTGGCCGCCACCGGCGGACGGCCCGCTCGCGCACGTCCCGCTGCTGTTCATGTCGGGCGGGCGCGACCGCATCCTGCCCGCCTCGTCGGTGCAGGCGCTGGCGGGCCGTTATCCCCGGGCCGAGACGCACGTGCTGCCGGACGCCGACCACCTGACGGGACTGAAGACCGACCCCGGGGTCTACACCACGACCGTCCTGGACTTCCTCGAAAGAGCCCTGAGGTGA
- a CDS encoding MFS transporter codes for MHVTTLDRGALVRGRVAVCLLFLLAGMAVGTWTARIPAIKQQLELSDGRLSLALLGIAAGAIAGMQAVGRLVDRYGSVKVMLPMAFAQSVVLILPAHMPDLITLTISLFAFGLVHGTLDVAMNANAVEVERAMGRPLMSSFHAVFSIGGFAGAAVGGLLAHTGLTPAATFAAAAAVIAALALWASRWALTPPGEPAAEAVAGGAPAGRGRGLLFLGVLGICCMIGEGAAADWSSVYLRDNLGSSAGFAAAAYAAFSVMMTAGRLAGDRLTMLLGPVTLVRGCGLLAASGFGAALLINHPVAAVIGFGCFGAGLSCIVPQVFSAAGRRDPARAGQALARVASLSYVGFLSGPVLIGGLAELVGLPRALAVPVLLAAFVALAASALRPEPLTK; via the coding sequence GTGCACGTCACCACTCTCGACCGCGGCGCGCTCGTCCGCGGCCGGGTCGCGGTCTGCCTGCTCTTCCTGCTCGCCGGCATGGCCGTCGGCACGTGGACGGCGCGGATCCCCGCCATCAAACAGCAACTGGAGCTGAGCGACGGCCGGCTCAGCCTCGCGCTGCTCGGCATCGCCGCCGGAGCGATAGCGGGCATGCAGGCGGTGGGCCGCCTGGTCGACCGCTACGGCAGCGTCAAGGTGATGCTGCCGATGGCCTTCGCGCAGAGCGTCGTGCTGATCCTGCCGGCCCACATGCCGGACCTCATCACCCTGACGATCTCACTGTTCGCCTTCGGCCTGGTGCACGGCACACTCGACGTGGCGATGAACGCCAACGCCGTCGAGGTCGAGCGCGCCATGGGCCGGCCCCTCATGTCGTCCTTCCACGCGGTGTTCAGCATCGGCGGGTTCGCCGGCGCGGCCGTCGGCGGGCTGCTCGCACACACCGGCCTCACCCCCGCGGCGACCTTCGCCGCCGCGGCCGCCGTCATCGCCGCCCTGGCGCTGTGGGCCTCCCGGTGGGCTCTCACGCCACCCGGGGAGCCCGCCGCGGAGGCCGTCGCCGGCGGCGCGCCGGCCGGCCGGGGCCGCGGCCTGCTGTTCCTGGGCGTGCTCGGGATCTGCTGCATGATCGGAGAGGGGGCGGCGGCGGACTGGAGCTCGGTCTACCTGCGCGACAACCTCGGCAGCTCGGCCGGGTTCGCCGCGGCGGCCTACGCCGCCTTCTCCGTCATGATGACCGCCGGCCGCCTCGCCGGAGACCGGCTGACCATGCTGCTGGGCCCGGTGACACTGGTGCGCGGCTGCGGCCTGCTGGCCGCCTCGGGGTTCGGCGCAGCCCTGTTGATCAACCATCCGGTGGCCGCGGTGATCGGGTTCGGCTGTTTCGGCGCGGGCCTGTCATGCATCGTCCCGCAGGTCTTCTCCGCCGCCGGGCGCCGCGATCCGGCCCGTGCCGGGCAGGCGCTGGCCCGGGTGGCAAGCCTGTCCTACGTGGGCTTCCTCAGCGGCCCGGTGCTGATCGGCGGCCTGGCCGAGCTGGTGGGCCTGCCACGCGCCCTGGCCGTCCCCGTGCTGCTGGCGGCCTTCGTGGCACTGGCGGCGTCCGCGCTCCGGCCCGAGCCCCTTACAAAGTAG
- a CDS encoding LysE family translocator, whose amino-acid sequence MFLIAFIGSCFLIAMIPGASTAVILRQTLRAGRGPGLAATLGNETGILLWALAAAFGLSALVLASEVAYDVMRVAGALFLVAMGAQSLWRVRREGREGQREGGAVPEQPEPGPEPGEPARGWRRSYLLGLTTCMANPKAAVFAMSFLPQFVPEGADVPLTLALLAVVWVLVDTVWYGLFIWAVARAKLVLGRPAVRRRLEVISGVVLIGFGLRLAVEAR is encoded by the coding sequence ATGTTCCTCATAGCCTTCATCGGCTCCTGCTTCCTGATCGCCATGATCCCCGGTGCCAGTACCGCGGTGATCCTGCGCCAGACCCTGAGAGCCGGGCGGGGGCCGGGCCTGGCGGCCACGCTCGGCAACGAGACCGGCATCCTGCTGTGGGCGCTGGCCGCCGCCTTCGGCCTGTCGGCGCTGGTGCTCGCCTCGGAGGTGGCCTACGACGTCATGCGGGTCGCCGGCGCGCTGTTCCTGGTCGCCATGGGCGCCCAGTCGCTGTGGCGGGTCCGGCGAGAGGGGCGGGAGGGGCAGCGGGAGGGCGGAGCCGTACCGGAGCAACCGGAGCCCGGACCGGAGCCCGGAGAGCCCGCGCGGGGCTGGCGGCGCTCCTACCTGCTGGGCCTCACCACCTGCATGGCCAATCCGAAGGCGGCGGTGTTCGCGATGTCGTTCCTGCCGCAGTTCGTCCCCGAAGGGGCGGACGTGCCGCTCACGCTGGCCCTGCTCGCGGTGGTCTGGGTGCTGGTGGACACCGTCTGGTACGGCCTGTTCATCTGGGCGGTGGCGCGCGCGAAGCTGGTCCTCGGCCGCCCCGCCGTGCGCCGCCGCCTGGAGGTGATCTCCGGTGTGGTGCTGATCGGTTTCGGCCTGCGGCTGGCGGTGGAGGCGCGATGA
- a CDS encoding helix-turn-helix transcriptional regulator codes for MRASRLLSLLLLLQTRGRMTATELSQELEVSIRTVYRDVEALSSAGVPVYADRGPAGGYRLLDGYRTRLNGLTAEEASSLFLAGLPGPAAELGLGEVAANAELKLLAALPPEPRSHAARMRERFHLDVPGWYRGSDEAPFLSDVSEAVWDQRPLRMTYRRWGPRDVERLAHPYGLVLKGGSWYMVAAADGGVPRTYRVSRIVTAEILDGRFERPGDFDLAAYWEHYAAEFRARMHTAEALVRVAPGIEDMLRYTVGADIADAALAEAGPPDEHGWVVVRLPIESVRHVSWLLLRLGADIEVLGPPEVREQMATAVAELAGLYGAPRD; via the coding sequence ATGCGTGCGAGTCGTCTGCTGTCGCTCCTGCTGCTCCTGCAGACCCGGGGGCGCATGACGGCCACCGAGCTGTCGCAGGAGCTGGAGGTCTCCATCCGGACGGTCTACCGGGACGTGGAGGCCCTGTCGTCGGCCGGGGTCCCGGTCTACGCCGACCGCGGCCCGGCCGGGGGATACCGGCTGCTGGACGGCTACCGCACCCGCCTCAACGGTCTGACCGCCGAGGAGGCCTCCTCACTGTTCCTGGCCGGGCTGCCCGGCCCCGCCGCCGAGCTGGGGCTGGGGGAGGTGGCCGCCAACGCCGAGCTGAAACTGCTCGCCGCGCTGCCCCCCGAGCCGCGTTCCCACGCCGCCCGGATGCGCGAGCGCTTCCACCTCGACGTCCCGGGATGGTACCGCGGCTCCGACGAGGCGCCCTTCCTCAGTGATGTCTCCGAGGCGGTGTGGGACCAGCGGCCGCTGCGCATGACCTATCGCCGCTGGGGGCCGCGCGACGTCGAGCGCCTGGCCCACCCCTACGGCCTGGTCCTCAAGGGCGGGTCGTGGTACATGGTGGCCGCCGCCGACGGGGGAGTGCCGCGCACCTACCGCGTGTCGCGGATCGTCACCGCCGAGATCCTCGACGGCCGCTTCGAACGGCCCGGCGACTTCGACCTGGCCGCCTACTGGGAGCACTACGCGGCCGAGTTCCGGGCCCGGATGCACACCGCCGAGGCGCTGGTGCGTGTGGCGCCCGGCATCGAGGACATGCTGCGCTACACCGTCGGAGCCGACATCGCCGACGCCGCGCTGGCCGAGGCGGGCCCGCCCGACGAGCACGGCTGGGTCGTCGTGCGCCTGCCGATCGAGTCGGTCAGGCACGTCTCCTGGCTGCTGCTGCGCCTGGGCGCCGACATCGAGGTCCTCGGCCCCCCCGAGGTGCGCGAGCAGATGGCCACCGCGGTCGCCGAGCTCGCCGGGCTGTACGGCGCGCCCCGGGATTAA
- a CDS encoding sensor histidine kinase, with translation MRRILTPLTSPSTYLRWTCLILGGALAMPYVMVGTVVSGLLGLPEAQSYTLVSAQPVVFAGVLPLIALTGLFLPVRALELTAARGLLDARIDSGPDRRARTWAERRRTAAWFTLHLGIGAVLAGATLALVPFVVWLCLLPLLGDRLGFFGTALEAGWSSAWGPAAAVATSVLLVHAVAGAGALLARLAPVLLGPTPADRLAALEERTRRLATRNRLARELHDSVGHALSLVTIQAGAAGRVLDRDPEAARAALAVIEESARSALEDLDHVLGVLREEESGGRAPARTLTDLPELVRSTGAVAEVTGDLSALPALVSREAYRIVQEALTNAIRHGCGTARLAAAVCDDHLELEVRNQIRQRSGRSGGRGVAGMRERVTLLGGHLDAGAADGEWRVAARLPLRGAQEPVRHSLRGS, from the coding sequence GTGAGACGCATCCTGACCCCGCTGACCAGCCCGTCCACCTACCTGAGGTGGACGTGCCTGATCCTGGGCGGCGCGCTGGCCATGCCGTACGTGATGGTCGGCACGGTGGTCTCGGGGCTGCTGGGCCTGCCGGAGGCGCAGAGCTACACGCTGGTGTCGGCCCAGCCGGTCGTCTTCGCCGGCGTGCTCCCCCTGATCGCGCTGACCGGGCTGTTCCTGCCGGTACGGGCGCTGGAGCTGACCGCGGCGCGGGGCCTGCTGGACGCCCGGATCGACTCCGGCCCGGACCGGCGGGCGCGCACCTGGGCCGAGCGGCGCCGTACCGCGGCCTGGTTCACCCTCCACCTGGGGATCGGCGCGGTGCTGGCGGGGGCGACTCTCGCGCTGGTGCCGTTCGTGGTCTGGCTGTGCCTGCTGCCCCTGCTGGGCGACCGGCTCGGGTTCTTCGGCACCGCGCTGGAGGCCGGGTGGAGCAGCGCGTGGGGACCGGCGGCGGCGGTGGCGACGTCGGTGCTGCTGGTCCACGCGGTGGCGGGCGCGGGGGCGCTGCTGGCGCGGCTCGCCCCGGTGCTGCTCGGCCCCACCCCGGCCGACCGGCTGGCGGCGCTGGAGGAGCGGACCCGGCGGCTGGCCACCCGTAACCGGCTCGCCCGCGAGCTGCACGACTCCGTCGGGCACGCGCTCAGCCTGGTGACCATCCAGGCGGGCGCGGCCGGGCGGGTGCTCGACCGCGACCCGGAGGCGGCGCGCGCCGCGCTGGCGGTGATCGAGGAGTCGGCGCGGTCGGCCTTGGAGGACCTGGACCACGTGCTCGGGGTGCTGCGCGAGGAGGAGAGCGGCGGGCGCGCCCCGGCCAGGACCCTGACCGACCTGCCCGAGCTGGTCCGCTCGACCGGCGCCGTCGCCGAGGTCACCGGCGACCTGTCCGCGCTGCCCGCGCTGGTGTCGCGGGAGGCCTACCGGATCGTCCAGGAGGCGCTGACCAACGCGATCCGGCACGGCTGCGGGACGGCCCGGCTGGCGGCGGCCGTATGTGACGACCATCTGGAGCTGGAGGTGCGCAACCAGATCAGGCAGCGGTCGGGGCGGAGCGGCGGCCGGGGGGTGGCGGGCATGCGGGAGCGGGTGACCCTGCTGGGCGGCCACCTGGACGCCGGGGCGGCGGACGGGGAGTGGCGGGTGGCGGCCCGGCTCCCGCTGCGCGGTGCCCAGGAGCCCGTCCGGCACTCCCTCCGTGGATCGTGA
- a CDS encoding RidA family protein gives MGVRHINPEGLHRSPAFSQAVVVEQPAKTIYIGGQNGVGADGKVVGPTVGEQARQVFRNLVTILESEGASLANIVHWRIAVVDGHTFDEGVAAFQEVWNRADPPPAITVHVVAGLGPGFLVEVDAVAVV, from the coding sequence ATGGGCGTACGGCACATCAACCCCGAGGGGCTCCATCGCAGCCCGGCCTTCAGCCAGGCCGTCGTGGTCGAACAGCCGGCGAAGACGATCTACATCGGAGGGCAGAACGGCGTCGGCGCCGACGGCAAGGTCGTCGGTCCCACAGTCGGGGAGCAGGCCAGGCAGGTATTCCGCAATCTCGTGACCATTTTGGAGAGCGAGGGGGCGAGCCTGGCGAACATCGTGCACTGGCGCATCGCCGTGGTCGACGGTCACACGTTCGACGAGGGTGTGGCCGCCTTCCAGGAGGTGTGGAACCGGGCCGACCCACCGCCGGCCATCACGGTCCACGTCGTGGCCGGCTTGGGTCCCGGGTTCCTCGTCGAGGTCGACGCCGTCGCCGTCGTGTGA
- a CDS encoding TetR/AcrR family transcriptional regulator, which produces MSAITKRRERERAQRHQLIITAARELAEAEGWEAVTTRRLAERVEYSQPVLYSHFNGKEAILRAVAIEGFDELAARLRRARLATPEPPQALHAVCRAYLEFATEQPALYQAMFVLPTDVKFAHAETPPPLRAAFDEFVSCFRPDDLRRELFAEVTWSALHGIAALSESGRIPPNGQTERLDFLVTQIAGTPGGPATL; this is translated from the coding sequence ATGTCCGCCATCACCAAACGCCGCGAACGTGAACGCGCCCAACGCCATCAGCTGATCATCACGGCCGCCCGCGAACTGGCCGAGGCCGAAGGGTGGGAGGCGGTGACAACGCGAAGGCTGGCTGAGCGCGTCGAATACAGCCAGCCCGTGCTCTACAGCCACTTCAACGGGAAGGAGGCCATCCTGCGCGCCGTTGCCATCGAAGGCTTCGATGAACTCGCGGCCCGCCTGCGCCGTGCCCGGCTGGCCACCCCCGAGCCGCCTCAGGCACTGCACGCCGTCTGCCGCGCCTACCTGGAGTTCGCGACCGAACAGCCCGCCCTCTACCAGGCCATGTTCGTCCTGCCGACCGATGTGAAGTTCGCGCACGCCGAGACGCCGCCCCCACTGCGCGCCGCCTTCGACGAGTTCGTGAGCTGCTTCCGCCCGGACGACCTGCGACGCGAACTGTTCGCCGAAGTCACCTGGAGCGCGTTGCACGGCATAGCCGCCCTGTCGGAAAGCGGCCGCATCCCCCCGAACGGCCAAACGGAGCGACTCGACTTCCTCGTCACCCAGAT